One window from the genome of Rhodopseudomonas sp. P2A-2r encodes:
- a CDS encoding ATP-binding protein: MVALVRAIPIRWRILSIAALNSAVVVVLAVLIWSGTHVLSSAWDDVRQVRQSDQILALLESETGRLQNLIHRYINQPSPELFAEILLLREAVLGTLNTRASTDPMLSGSVAELERVTERFLSGFGELRALQTTISKTYEEQVLSPAKDMAGLYSIIEGATAQRDALIWPALGKSREAFTAMLVAANAYYLSLASAAAEDAHRNTETIERTIPVMTDLADNDLQRIALQRLKDRAVALRQGLAHLSEQLTSRTDLLRNSIDASQADTIGAIDGLSVKMRQREQNAQATFDRTLSDISRKVLLIAVVFLAVIMIAGIVIALSIRLPLQQIMASMHAITSGDYDRRVQGTAARDEVGAMARAVDVFRENAIAKRETENELRASKERAESALLELNAAQQNLIDAERLAALGGLVAGVAHEVNNPIGISLTVASSFARRVEMFGAELRSNTPMRRSQLEEFVRTSQDAAQQLVGNLHRAGELIQSFKQVAVDRSHAERRQFSLSEATDQIVASLRPVLKKAPISLTIDVPDGLIIDGYPGSYGQILTNLFLNAANHAFPDGKPGAISITARPRGADDIEIIFADNGAGMTPDVQRQAFDPFFTTRRNEGGTGLGLHIVYNLVTQQLGGRMMLESRLGQGTTFRIIMPRAATGASADAATNNGTTQWPTRTMSSN; the protein is encoded by the coding sequence ATCGTGGCGCTTGTTCGTGCGATTCCGATCCGCTGGCGCATCCTGTCGATTGCCGCGCTGAATTCCGCTGTGGTGGTCGTGCTGGCCGTCCTGATCTGGAGCGGCACCCACGTTCTGTCGTCGGCCTGGGACGACGTTCGGCAGGTCCGGCAGTCCGACCAGATTCTGGCGCTGCTGGAGAGCGAGACCGGGCGGCTGCAGAACCTGATCCACCGCTATATCAACCAACCGAGCCCCGAACTCTTCGCCGAAATCCTGCTGCTGCGCGAGGCGGTGCTCGGCACCCTCAACACCCGCGCGTCCACCGATCCGATGCTGTCCGGCTCGGTGGCCGAACTGGAGCGCGTGACCGAGCGCTTCCTGAGCGGCTTCGGCGAATTGCGCGCGCTGCAGACCACGATCTCCAAGACCTATGAGGAGCAGGTGCTGAGTCCCGCCAAGGACATGGCCGGGCTGTACTCGATCATCGAGGGCGCCACCGCGCAGCGCGACGCCCTGATCTGGCCGGCGCTCGGCAAGTCCCGCGAAGCCTTCACCGCCATGCTGGTGGCCGCCAACGCCTACTACCTGTCGCTGGCGTCGGCCGCCGCCGAGGACGCCCACCGCAACACCGAAACCATCGAGCGCACCATTCCGGTGATGACCGATCTCGCCGACAACGACCTGCAACGCATTGCGCTGCAGCGCCTGAAGGACCGCGCTGTGGCACTGCGCCAAGGCCTTGCCCACCTCTCCGAGCAGCTCACCAGCCGCACCGATCTGCTGCGCAACTCCATCGACGCCAGCCAGGCCGACACCATCGGCGCCATCGACGGCCTGTCGGTGAAGATGCGGCAGCGCGAGCAGAACGCCCAGGCCACCTTCGACCGCACCCTGTCGGACATCTCGCGCAAGGTGCTGCTGATCGCGGTGGTGTTCCTCGCCGTCATCATGATCGCGGGCATTGTCATCGCGCTCAGCATCCGGCTGCCGCTGCAGCAGATCATGGCGTCGATGCACGCCATCACCTCGGGCGACTACGATCGCCGGGTGCAAGGCACCGCGGCGCGCGACGAGGTCGGCGCCATGGCGCGCGCGGTCGACGTTTTCCGCGAGAATGCCATCGCCAAGCGCGAGACCGAGAATGAACTGCGGGCCTCCAAGGAGAGGGCCGAAAGTGCCCTGCTCGAACTGAATGCCGCGCAGCAGAATTTGATCGATGCGGAACGGCTGGCGGCGCTGGGCGGCCTGGTGGCCGGCGTCGCCCACGAGGTCAACAATCCGATCGGCATCAGCCTGACCGTAGCCTCGAGTTTCGCCCGCCGCGTCGAGATGTTCGGCGCCGAACTGCGCTCCAACACGCCGATGCGTCGCTCGCAGCTGGAGGAATTCGTCCGTACCTCGCAGGATGCCGCGCAGCAACTGGTGGGCAACCTGCACCGCGCCGGAGAGCTGATCCAGTCGTTCAAGCAGGTGGCGGTCGACCGGTCGCACGCCGAACGGCGGCAGTTCAGCCTCTCGGAGGCCACCGACCAGATCGTCGCCAGCCTGCGGCCGGTGCTGAAGAAGGCGCCGATCAGCCTGACCATCGACGTGCCGGACGGCCTGATCATCGACGGCTATCCCGGCTCCTACGGCCAGATCCTGACCAACCTGTTCCTCAACGCCGCCAACCACGCCTTCCCGGACGGCAAACCGGGCGCGATCTCGATCACGGCGCGGCCGCGCGGCGCCGATGACATCGAGATCATCTTCGCCGACAATGGTGCCGGCATGACGCCCGACGTGCAGCGCCAGGCTTTCGATCCGTTCTTCACCACGCGCCGCAACGAAGGCGGCACCGGCCTTGGCCTCCACATCGTCTACAACCTGGTCACCCAGCAGCTCGGCGGACGCATGATGCTGGAGTCGAGACTGGGACAAGGCACGACATTTCGCATTATCATGCCGCGGGCCGCCACCGGCGCTTCCGCTGACGCCGCAACAAACAACGGGACCACGCAATGGCCGACCAGGACGATGTCCTCCAACTGA